In the Thunnus thynnus chromosome 24, fThuThy2.1, whole genome shotgun sequence genome, GCAGCGATTTGGACGAGTATCCAGCATCTAGACCGGACCGATGTCCCAAAACACTAACAGCCCTCTCTGAGCTGGCCTCGGCGCCGCAGCTTTGATGTCGCTGCTGTTGGAGTGAGTGAGGTAGAAAACGGAGATGTTTGTTCTTACCAGTTTCTCTGCCCGCTGCCTCAGTTTCCTCCAGACTGTGTGGTGAGCCTGCGGGGAGGAAAAGAACGTGACCAGCAGGCACATGTAGACACTAATAAAGCACCTTTACTGCGCCATACACTACTGTGCTATTATACATGACAGCTTGATATTATAGGGACAATAAAAGAgtcatattgtgtgttttttgatcCATGCCAACATCGATTTTATTCACAATCTCCAGGGAAAACTCTCCGCCTTTGCAGACTGCTACAAAGAGAATCACTTTTTCACCACTGAAATCCATATTAAAGCATTTTTAAGTGGGTTAGAAGGAATGTAGTCTCATTTCATTGGTATTTGGGAAActaatgattttaaaatataaactagCAGCATGTATATTTTCATCCCTGTGCAAtcatatgtacacacaaactgaaaacGTCCTAAGCTTGACTTTCTTAGGTGCTGTATTCCCCACAAATGTCTGtacctgcagctgcagaggCAGGGAGAGGCCCTGCGCTCGGCGATGGAGGCCCCAGGGTCCCTGCTCCAAGCTGTGGAGGGCTGTCACCTCGTACTGCGAGCACAGGCCTGTTCTGGCCACCAGAGGGCCCCCACTCAACAGCACATGTTCACCACATCTACAGAGCAAGATGAATGGTTGAGAGAGGTTAGGATATGTACTACTTTAGATATAAGTAAAGAGACATGAAACAGACACTGGTAACAGTAGTGAGCGTTTGAACCAAACTGTGTGCATCAGTGGTAGAAGAGTATCaatacagtgatgtaaaaacactccattacaagttaaaaTCCTTCATTCAAAACTCTATTaatgtaaaagtacagaagtattatcaagtattatcagtaaaatgtactaatatagtatagtatcaAAGTTCTGCAGGAAAGTGGCGCCTATGACggatatatcattatatatgacattattattattatgttgtcAATACGAATCAATCAATGCTTCAacagtattttactgttgtagctgttcaAAGTGGAACTAGTTTTAACTAGTTTACATGAAGGTGGTGGTTGGGCTCCCCAATCTAGGGGCTGGCCCCGATACCAGGTTACAAGATAAATCAGGAGGGTCATCAGATGATTAAtagggaaggaaagaagaaaaaacaaaacaaaaatacattgcGCGCAAAATTGTATTCTTTATagtcttttctttaatctttgctttttagtGAAATACTGGATTATTTGATCACTTTGGGCCTTGAACTGCTATTTAAATGAACccatctgagaagtttagaggggaaatcATCGTTTGGCTCAACTGCTAACAACTCAGATGTCTGAAATATGACAAGTGACCAAACGAGAAACTAAGTTTGTAAATGTTCACAAGCTAAAAATGTTGAAAGCCAATCTTAATatttaacaattttattttttgatcttatacttttttttatataaaatcttaatctgaaaattAACCCCTAACTATAACaaaaaatgtagtggagtaaaacagggattaaagcaagaaaagatttgtgagcctgaaaagttGTCCAAGAGGAAAAGTGTATAATGTATTGAATTCAGTATTATATAAGTTTAAACCTGCTCTATGCTTGAAATCAGGCGTGGTGCCTGAGAACTTTAACCTCTggtaaaagtataaaatattcTTCTAAAATCAAGTAAAGGCACCTCAGAATTGTACCTTAAGTCAGTACTTAGGTAAATGTActtgtgtgtagtgtgtgtaatGTCACCTGTAGAGCATCACTGTGCCTTTGGGACTCTGTGCTGCCTTCTGCTCCACCTCTTCCTGTTTACACctgagagagacggagagaaagcTTAATGCTGTGGTCGACGACTATAGTCTTCATCTGTTTATTAGAATACTGAGGAGGCAGAGAAAAGACAGACTGGCAGAGGTATAAAGTGAGCAAAAGAAAAGAGCTATGAGGGAGTATCAGTGGTATATAGAGCTGAGCAGGAGTCAGTCTACCTGCTGTGTGAGAAGACCTCCAGCGCCACAGAGGGCGCCACCTCCAGAGGCTCCCAGGCCAAGTCCTGGTGGATCAGCTGCTGGGCTCCTCGGGTCAGAGATCGCAACGACtcctggagagaaaaacagccaTGTCATTATACAAACGCCTCTATTTTACACTCAAAGATCATTCACACCTACTTGAGCCCTGAAATCCAAAGCAATTACAAATAAAACCTCTGATTCATTCCTCCTCTCAAACTGCTGCTGGCGAATGGAGTCACTCCAGCCCATAAACCTTAGATTGGATGCACCAGCTGTCTctcatttttaaatacttttatttttattttaccaaaCTGAACTAGAGTTCTAAATTGGAGAAACTTTCAACACcccacaaaacagaaatatagcTAAACAGCAGCATTAGGCAGAGTTTAAATGAGGCTGTTAACAAATAAATTCTCTAGGTCCATTTACTAGCTGCTCTGGAGTTTTAACCAATATCACTGCTTGAAAAGCTTTTACTCTCACTGTCCTCCTTTATCATATAGAGACTGAACACTGAGAAGACCACAGAAGGTGATtgaaaagctccagaaaaagcagCCGCATAAACCTTgaaataagactttttttgtCAAGAATTCACTTTTACACTCGATATCACTgtaattttgtgaaatgatgagTAGTCTGAGAAGTTTCTTTAGATGTTCTGATATCTTTGGAGACCATAAAGTCTGTTATTTGTGAAGGACAGAGCTACaaactttaaccatgtttaaaggCTACAAGGAATGGATTGTTGAAGTGTTACAGGAAACATTTAGAGAAatcttatttactttcttgctaATGAAAATGGACGTGATTGCAGAGGCTTAACTGTGCTTCTgaccccacatacacacacacacctcggaGGGAGTCCACGAGTCCAGCTGAGGGTCGAGCACCACATCACAGCAGAAGGCCCCTGAAATGACTGCAGGGAAATAGATGAAGCAGAAACAGAGtcaaaaaaacatacttttcaacaatataaactaaaaaaaaaatgacctaCCAAGAACTGTGTTAAATCAACCTGAATAACTGATGTCACAGAAATACTTTCAATCCTGTCTAAAATGTTCCTGGCAGAGATTTATCGATCCAATACAAATTCCACTTTCAGGCTAAATTTGGGGACATGAAGAGGAGCTCCAGTACCTGGAACCTCTGGTGTACTGAGCAGCTCCACCGTAAAATCGTCCTTGAATGCCGTCTCCAGCACCTGACCCAGCAGGGCTGCACAGGAACGCCAATAAGCCTAAGTAGAGGACAAGAGGACACACTGAACATCCAAACTATAAACTATATCCAAGTCAGAGCACTTTATTACATAAAAATGCAGTTGCTTCCAAATTAGTTGATGTTTTTTGACTCTCCTTGTTTCCTCACTAAAtcaggaagaaatagaagaaaatgcTAAACATCAATCAGATGAACATGAAGTACATGTCCAAAACAATCTGAAAATCCATATAAAGAACTTTATCTATATTTGTAGAAGTACCTGGTTGACCAGTGTTGGGTCGCTGTCTTTAAACGTGAGCAGAGTGAGTGAGCAGGACTGGGTGAGGGGCTGGTGGAGAGGCCACAGTTCACCGTCTACCAGGGCCAGAGCTGAGCTGGTCACATGATGCTCTGTCAGGtctgcaggaaacacaaaggagTGCAAAAcaagtatttatttataatgcGAAACTTAGTGATACATTATTAACACATGTACATGAAGCGTTCAGTTTCTCACAGCTTGTGAGTTGTATGTTGTCACCTGAGGGTTGAGGTTggggaaaatgttttctttacaaGATAGAGGAGTCACACACCTTCCCTACATCTCTATAGAGGTTGATTTTGCATCTACATACAGATACAAGGCTGCAAAGTGTACAGACTCAACCCCAGAATGGTTAACTGACCCCCCACCACACTCCCTTTTACTCACGCCTGGCGCAGCTCAGCGGAGTGGACATCCCTCTGTTCATGATGAGCAGCGTGCCGTCCAGTCCCGGGCCCTGCATGGACACCTCTATCTTCTCGATGCGGGGGTACAGAGCTCTCTGCCTGGCCTGCTCTCTGGAGAAGACGGCATTGCGCTGGCTGTGGATCTCGGCGACTGATGGACGAACAGCCGCTACAGTAGATGCAAAACCTGGGGAGGGGAGAAGTTTTTTACTGATGTTACCTTTACATGAAAGGGCCCTCCTGAACTTATCAAGCAAGCTATCAAGTTGTATTCTGGGAATTGTAGGCTCAAGTGTTTGTAGGCCTTTTTGGTGGAGGAcaagatagatatatagatagattgATCGATTCTGATGTCATTGTtccctgcacagattcaaggtGCCCAGTGCCTGtggcagcaaagcaaccccaaaacatcactgagcctctTCCATGTTTCATgattcttttctttgaaggcttcactttttcttctgtaaatatAGAGTTGGTGTGATTTAACAAAGAGCTCTAATTTTGTTaaatctgtccaaagcacattctcccagaaggactgtggcttgtcaacagtggtcacaggaacatcaagctctttggagatggtcttgtaacctttacgttgaccgtgcttggctattacctttcttctaatgtcttcagaccactctctagttttctttctgtttgatgcacacagtggcacaaaacagcagagggagtatttttctccttttaaaatgGCTGCATGAGTGATCATGTGATTGGAAACACCTgcgatactaattaaaacacgaTAGTCTGCtaaaagtatcactacaaatcaattatttcttacaacttctaaagggtaccaataattgtTTAGTTTCTTTGAAGAATAAACattaattcagttattttcacaactgctttgttccactgcaaaccaaacatagacatgcattaatgataaaatatcttttaatttcaacactgttcagggtaaatggtgcattattttaataaaatgtaaggGTATCAAGAATTTCGGCCACGTCTATAATATCTAATTCAGGGATATAATGCGTAAACGTTAGTGTATCTTCACATTTAATCAAGTTTGAACTATTTAAGGTCATGCTCGTGATTATAAAAGCGGTGAAGCAGAAATTAAAGCTTTGTAATCATCTTTATGCACAGTTAAACAACAATAAACGTCGTTTATTAACTAACGTGATGTGAAACTGACGATAGCTGCATTAGCAAATAACGTATACAATAAAACATGCCGCATTGCGACGTTTGAGACGAGAAACCCTGagttcatataaaatatatcaactCAAGACTTTAAACAAACGttgagaacattttgttgtttaaaagcAGTATATTGTATCCAAACTGGTACATTATGTAGCTACGACCTGACACAAACTCGGTTAGCCTCCCGGTTAGCTCGCTACTTACGGCGGTGGAGAACTTGACACACAGTCCTGGTCGCCATTATGAAGaatattttattacaatttcatcgacattacatataaaaaactaaaacagctGTAGAAGGGCAAACGGCTAAATGTCAGTAAGGGACGCCATGCCTGTGTCGTGTGCAACATCTATTTAGGTCCGGGTAGGAACTGACATCACTCGCTGCAAAGTTCCGTGTGATGTATAAAAGGAGCTGCTGTTCCAGTTTGTGACAGCAGGTGTCGCTGTTTGCAGTCATTTCAATTATGCCTATGCAAAAGCTTAATTAATAACAGTTAAAGAAACCCTACAGTAATCATGACATGTATATGATACATTTCCTGATATAATTATACTTGtataatattttttctctttattcctACATTTATATTTGTACTAAAGTCTTATTTATGACATCCTTCAAGAAATTATTTCTGAATTACCTTAGTCTCTCTTTCAGAAGTGTTGAAAGACTCTTATGCTGATTGGAGTAAATCCAAAGTTATGATCTTGGCTCTAAAAGTACTCAATTTCATCCTCTAATGGACTCTAATGGCACTCAGAATTTGACAAATGCTTGTTGGATTTTACAGGACCAGAATCAGCAGTAAGTGTTGGCACTAATGGCAGCAGCAGGACGCCGGATCGGGGAATGCAGCCGCAAGACCAAAACATCATAAATCATCTCGACGCAAGCCAAGATGGAGCCAGATTACTGCTAAATAGCGCAGCTGTGAGGCTATTTTCACAATGAGGGCAAATCTTATGACCTCTGGAGGTTTGGAGTAAAAGGACAGAGGTAAGATGTTCAAAGATGCAGATGACACAAGTAAAATATATTCCTCATATGATTTACACCAAATGATCACTCAACAATAAATAAGCAAGACACATTTGTGcataaagatttattttttttgttgaaaataagtgtttctgacattaaacCACTAACATATCTCATGTGACTTAAGATAAATGAACTATACACTGACACTGATGTTCACTTCATACAATGTAACAAGGCATTTGTATCATCTGTAAGGTGTAAAGACGAGTGTTCGTACATTTtaatgactgattgattgactggttgattgattgatactgTCTCTTTGGGTGAGATTGATTGTACTCAGTGTCAGTGTGACGGCACGACTTCATGCACACATCATCCACAGTATGACAACATTTGGGATCTTCCGAATGAATTTCCCCAAAGGTGCGATTTCCTTGTAAGACATTCGTTcatctgttcattcattcattcgtaGTTAGGCGGGCCTGCTGTAAAACTGACTTCCAGTACGACTCCTTCACAGTGGTGTTACTTGACATCCGCGTTCAGATACTTGGTGATCGGTCTTTCCTGGTACAAGCTCAAAAAGTctcaaaagtgcaaaaaagaaaaacacaagcagaagaAAACAGGACCAATAAAACTGCTGAGCACATTGCCATCCCTGCTTGGACCTATGGCTGGTTTCCCAAAAGCATTTAGCACTATGATCCACTTTGTAGATGGCTTTTAAGATGGTTTTGGCACCGTGCTGCCTTTGGGAAACCCCCGTAAATTTGCCTCTGTTAACCAGGAGGACGGTGATGGATGTGGGAGGTCAAGTGTTTTTCCTTTCAAGGGAAAACCCAGCCTGTGTCTCAGAAgtgatgaaattaaaatttcCCTTAACCTGCTTTGTCTACTTCTGCTTTACTTAGCGCTTTCCTACATTCCACAGAATGCCTCTTAACCAGAGCACATGCCTGAACTGCTAGATACAGAAAAGCAGGTAGAAATAGTGATAGCAagagtggattttttttcctcttgaccCCCTCCATCCTTCAATCTATCTCATAGGAATTCATTTGCATTCTAATTTCTAACATCCTCTCATCCATCACCCCTCCAGCAGGCATATCAGGCTGCTACTGTACACTGCAGGCGGGGCAGCAGGCCTCTCTCCGGTCTGGCAGAGGGCAGAAGTCCATCTGCCTGACGATCTCGGCGAAAAGCTCGTCCACCATGGTCTTGCTCTTGGCCGATGTCTCCATGAAAGGGCAGCCCCAGTCCTCGGCCAGCGCCTGGCCCTCGCTGGGGGacacctccctct is a window encoding:
- the mrpl39 gene encoding 39S ribosomal protein L39, mitochondrial — translated: MATRTVCQVLHRRFASTVAAVRPSVAEIHSQRNAVFSREQARQRALYPRIEKIEVSMQGPGLDGTLLIMNRGMSTPLSCARHLTEHHVTSSALALVDGELWPLHQPLTQSCSLTLLTFKDSDPTLVNQAYWRSCAALLGQVLETAFKDDFTVELLSTPEVPVISGAFCCDVVLDPQLDSWTPSEESLRSLTRGAQQLIHQDLAWEPLEVAPSVALEVFSHSRCKQEEVEQKAAQSPKGTVMLYRCGEHVLLSGGPLVARTGLCSQYEVTALHSLEQGPWGLHRRAQGLSLPLQLQAHHTVWRKLRQRAEKLVEVQRPEEVTPPPPVDSTPPPTSQ